In one window of Leptospira sp. WS92.C1 DNA:
- a CDS encoding transposase has product MDSHTSCYFNLLLSIFLLENILLYFFWKVPPSLCIQGIQTFVNKFRNYFKIKSKGRPNEYWKIYYHVLDMHRKNMDWGASRIHGEILKLGFNPSLSTVKRIIKRILKRLYPSGNWKYWLQLLNHFKGEIVAMDLCRIQTIYGTTLYSLAFIHHRSRKIIHFNIALNPTRDWVLRQIQEARLHCPEFEILLRDNDVLFSGRKILQGLQELGIRSLHTPPASPWCNGIMERWFGSLRRECFNHIPVLSLNHAHRVAQEYIEYYNQWRPHLALNKDSPCGRVVTFPTPTSKVIKRKVLGGLHHVYSHSEVA; this is encoded by the coding sequence ATGGATTCTCATACTTCTTGTTATTTCAATCTCTTACTCTCGATTTTTCTTTTAGAAAATATCCTTCTCTATTTCTTCTGGAAAGTTCCACCGTCTCTTTGTATCCAAGGAATTCAAACTTTCGTAAACAAGTTTAGAAATTACTTCAAAATCAAAAGCAAAGGACGGCCTAACGAATATTGGAAAATCTACTACCATGTCCTTGATATGCACAGAAAAAATATGGATTGGGGAGCTTCCAGAATTCATGGTGAGATTTTAAAACTCGGTTTCAATCCTTCCTTGTCTACGGTAAAGAGAATCATCAAGAGGATCTTGAAACGATTGTACCCGTCCGGAAATTGGAAGTATTGGTTGCAATTACTCAATCACTTCAAAGGTGAAATCGTCGCAATGGATCTTTGTAGGATTCAGACGATCTACGGAACGACTCTGTATTCTCTCGCATTCATTCATCATCGTTCCAGAAAAATCATTCACTTCAACATCGCTCTCAATCCAACCAGAGATTGGGTGTTGAGACAAATCCAAGAGGCGAGGCTTCATTGTCCAGAGTTTGAAATTCTACTTCGAGACAACGATGTTCTCTTTTCCGGAAGAAAAATTCTCCAGGGATTGCAAGAGTTGGGAATTCGATCGCTTCACACTCCACCCGCTTCCCCTTGGTGCAACGGGATCATGGAACGATGGTTCGGTTCGTTAAGAAGGGAATGTTTTAATCACATTCCGGTTTTGTCTTTGAACCACGCGCACCGCGTTGCACAGGAATACATTGAATACTACAATCAATGGAGGCCGCATCTTGCTTTGAACAAGGATTCACCTTGTGGTAGGGTCGTTACATTTCCAACTCCTACCTCCAAGGTTATCAAACGAAAAGTTTTGGGAGGTTTACATCATGTTTACTCACATTCCGAGGTCGCTTAG
- a CDS encoding polymorphic toxin-type HINT domain-containing protein, giving the protein MELAKQTTSANYDSQISLMKSERDSWITDVYGFHIEGYEGSLENSNSQYRAGQAAWSDEINLFQQVELNWYLSARDVLQAAVGDPTNGEQQFQTAAMAQANSLQTLIGNSESNTSYLYNTAVGLWDSYQYSASGNLIDQAIANQQSESSWNLQGAALSQSIADSFGRTEAYQTAQLNAGLKINELITSLLGEPAEIVDHAELASLQNGALSAGQASSFWSNGNAAGFDFTGRAADNQSTIDEYSAVRADVTIASNLQSEMSDQEATFLNKAAEYFEKSERYLSLSATAESEGRFDEASYYMKLSSDQKGIASKLLNKGYNALGDTISAEVDSRGLNFTKSSFLEYKDSLLHKNFKNSTEIAKHIQSEKNAVGGILNSGKTYDEIQTMLQAAKNLIVQGNDNHTAIESLLSYSQELAQRDIGGSLLVGLEDLISSLGSQIPKDISNASVTQAVANSQKEMEEKQSGVNELLHHMNSLVTNNNDLQALQALLQGGSQSMNLAANTAIAQYLDETTRKIGKENAERSANLQKELFGAFTSGDEYKYLRDAGYEFRVSGDSISGYRQIQSGDIAIDGNAMKAESYSPVLEFQYITIQTRFDPGNVSAAMLGDLNSTSFSANLVQNVRDSLSSMQEQMEKMFSEFQDKTAELQTLHAYNQQIQEYQENQFKEIKKNVVAAFQGLEPGFQKNFKPAMSGMKEYHTEASRYNFEEGSFGSQSSKMQSAFDGIANAGGVYNGSRELKGSVNIKGIPVEVSYGMQDLLILSNFEIGALDYDFNLKGTGTSFAQEQLTTVNVKYQTYVQDVQQRIEEQAKANDAEKESKGFIFTIMNGMNTGSGSMSERFTQSVQGELQSRVTGAVAEATGLPSSFIGALVGGSSMKDAFQAFQKQTITSEISKATGIPEWVISGQMDKMNQKKEEFYETQEFQMAVSVVAIVAAPFTGGASLAAAMALNATIGAAQGAAGGGLEGALVGAVGGAVSGYVQSVTGGAVNVGLSYSKENGFGASVSVGYGPAAITAGITEHGGATVGLGLQYKGLNAGLNYNSKTGDVDGNIGFSTEGGGSLALSYSQQSGIGVNAGYNHSSGAGANVGWSEKDGFGGGLSYGVPQNEAKSNRWAGTGANVNWSQNGGTSVNLTAGAGEKYGADGVSRTPVPGKNNAPKFGSGGATAGTWSSEGGFQANGNFLNDKWTQDYLADAEDRREKQEQNNQRQGADALSALGTRRREDDVLGHIMGNAGDADSLCFVAGTLVLTSKGLIPIESVKVGDEVLAYNPETKDQSLKKVVRLFQNENSELLTINFGEGEEVKTTSGHRFFTENRGFVLASELTTKDIFLDKVGETISIHSITKEKHKEKIPVFNFEVEEYHTYYVGETCILVHNDSVKMLQEKIAANGELNGPLVNKGIDKILDQVYSFDKNKSGNVEAALKDFAKMNGLSESSPEYKKLKELTSEVGGAKSKGFNESRMEYYAQNKDRIHTEALISMYGDKIQSIDGNQLILKNGEGVTITNGKYDLQLDNKTSMYFKREHENFLGVRSSDPDYHLKPSAQCFPTTNAVMADHVGAIPKDPSKQMVDDMLSTAREKGILNENNHTSGGEEMKTYAGAERLNKEYGLNQNMLLYPNKATFEDKKIVIQQAIRDGHIVSAGGKFPVGDHRNAIVGYDSKGWVVFDPYGNANTKGYGGNGMFAHYEYGKFNLAGNQAYYVTKDK; this is encoded by the coding sequence TTGGAACTGGCAAAACAGACAACGTCTGCCAATTATGATTCTCAAATTTCTCTGATGAAATCGGAGAGAGATTCTTGGATTACGGATGTGTATGGATTTCATATCGAAGGATATGAGGGTTCTTTGGAGAATTCAAACAGCCAATACCGTGCGGGTCAAGCGGCTTGGTCGGATGAGATCAACTTGTTCCAACAGGTGGAATTGAACTGGTATCTTTCTGCGAGAGATGTTTTGCAGGCGGCTGTGGGAGATCCCACAAACGGAGAACAGCAGTTTCAGACGGCTGCGATGGCTCAGGCGAATTCTTTACAGACTTTGATTGGCAATTCGGAATCGAACACGAGTTATCTTTACAACACGGCTGTGGGTCTTTGGGACAGCTATCAATATTCCGCATCGGGGAATTTGATCGATCAGGCGATTGCGAATCAACAGAGCGAGTCATCTTGGAATTTGCAAGGGGCTGCTCTTTCTCAGAGCATCGCGGATTCGTTTGGGAGAACGGAGGCGTATCAAACGGCGCAACTGAACGCGGGGCTGAAGATCAATGAACTCATAACGTCGCTTTTGGGTGAGCCCGCAGAGATCGTGGACCATGCAGAGCTTGCGAGTTTGCAAAACGGCGCTTTGTCTGCGGGTCAGGCGAGTTCGTTTTGGTCCAATGGGAATGCGGCCGGTTTTGATTTTACAGGTCGTGCTGCTGACAATCAATCTACGATTGACGAATACAGCGCGGTGCGTGCGGACGTAACGATCGCGAGCAACTTGCAGTCGGAGATGAGCGATCAGGAAGCGACGTTTTTGAACAAGGCCGCGGAGTATTTTGAAAAATCGGAACGTTATTTGAGCTTGTCCGCGACCGCGGAGTCCGAAGGCAGGTTTGACGAAGCCTCTTACTATATGAAACTTTCCTCGGACCAGAAGGGAATCGCTTCTAAACTTTTGAACAAGGGTTACAACGCGCTCGGTGATACGATCAGCGCCGAGGTGGATTCGCGTGGATTGAATTTTACGAAAAGTTCGTTTTTGGAATACAAGGATTCTCTGTTGCACAAGAACTTTAAAAATTCGACAGAAATTGCAAAACACATTCAATCGGAGAAGAATGCGGTCGGCGGGATTTTGAATTCTGGAAAAACATACGATGAAATTCAGACGATGTTGCAAGCGGCGAAGAATTTGATCGTTCAGGGAAATGACAATCATACTGCGATCGAGAGCCTTCTTTCGTATTCGCAGGAGCTTGCGCAGAGAGATATCGGTGGCAGTCTCTTGGTTGGTTTGGAAGATTTGATTTCTTCTTTGGGATCTCAGATTCCAAAAGACATCAGCAATGCTTCTGTGACACAGGCGGTAGCAAATTCCCAAAAAGAAATGGAAGAGAAACAGTCAGGAGTGAACGAACTCTTGCATCATATGAACTCACTTGTGACAAACAACAACGACTTGCAAGCATTGCAAGCACTGTTGCAAGGGGGAAGCCAGTCGATGAACTTGGCGGCGAATACAGCGATCGCTCAGTATCTGGATGAAACGACTCGGAAGATTGGGAAAGAAAACGCAGAACGAAGTGCAAACTTGCAAAAGGAATTGTTTGGCGCGTTCACAAGCGGCGACGAATACAAATATCTTCGAGATGCTGGATACGAGTTCCGAGTGAGCGGAGACAGCATCAGCGGTTACAGACAGATTCAGAGCGGAGACATCGCGATTGACGGAAACGCGATGAAGGCGGAAAGTTATTCGCCTGTTTTAGAATTTCAATACATTACAATTCAAACAAGATTTGATCCGGGCAACGTGAGCGCTGCGATGCTGGGAGATTTGAACAGCACGAGCTTTAGCGCGAACTTAGTTCAGAATGTGAGAGATTCTCTGTCGTCGATGCAAGAGCAGATGGAGAAGATGTTCTCGGAGTTTCAGGACAAGACCGCGGAACTCCAGACGCTACACGCATACAATCAACAGATCCAAGAATATCAGGAAAATCAGTTTAAAGAAATCAAGAAGAATGTAGTTGCAGCCTTTCAAGGATTGGAACCCGGATTTCAGAAAAATTTCAAACCGGCGATGAGCGGAATGAAGGAATATCATACCGAAGCGTCACGCTACAACTTTGAAGAAGGAAGTTTTGGATCGCAGTCGAGCAAGATGCAGAGCGCGTTTGACGGAATCGCCAACGCAGGCGGAGTGTACAACGGATCTCGCGAACTCAAAGGTTCTGTGAACATCAAAGGGATTCCGGTCGAGGTCAGCTATGGCATGCAGGATCTCTTGATTCTCTCGAACTTCGAAATTGGCGCGTTAGACTATGATTTCAACTTGAAGGGAACAGGAACGAGCTTTGCACAAGAACAACTCACGACGGTCAACGTAAAGTATCAAACGTATGTTCAGGATGTTCAACAGAGGATCGAAGAGCAAGCCAAGGCGAATGACGCAGAAAAAGAAAGCAAGGGATTTATCTTTACGATCATGAACGGAATGAACACGGGCTCGGGAAGTATGAGCGAGCGGTTTACTCAGTCCGTGCAAGGAGAACTCCAAAGCAGAGTGACGGGAGCGGTTGCAGAAGCAACGGGACTTCCCTCTTCTTTCATTGGGGCGCTCGTCGGCGGTTCCAGCATGAAGGATGCGTTCCAGGCGTTTCAAAAACAGACGATCACTTCGGAGATCTCGAAAGCCACGGGAATTCCGGAATGGGTGATCTCTGGGCAGATGGACAAGATGAACCAGAAGAAAGAGGAATTCTACGAGACACAAGAATTCCAGATGGCCGTATCCGTCGTAGCGATCGTAGCCGCACCGTTTACCGGAGGCGCAAGCTTAGCAGCCGCAATGGCACTTAACGCAACGATCGGAGCCGCGCAAGGAGCGGCGGGTGGCGGACTCGAGGGAGCGCTCGTGGGAGCCGTCGGCGGAGCGGTTTCGGGTTACGTGCAAAGCGTGACTGGAGGAGCGGTGAACGTGGGACTGAGTTACTCGAAAGAGAACGGGTTTGGAGCGAGCGTTTCAGTAGGTTACGGACCGGCAGCGATCACAGCAGGGATCACGGAACACGGGGGAGCGACAGTCGGATTGGGATTGCAATACAAGGGACTGAACGCGGGACTGAACTACAACTCAAAGACGGGTGACGTGGATGGGAACATCGGGTTTAGCACGGAAGGCGGAGGCAGCTTAGCACTCAGCTACAGCCAGCAAAGCGGGATCGGAGTGAACGCGGGTTACAACCACAGTTCGGGAGCGGGAGCAAACGTAGGTTGGAGTGAGAAGGATGGCTTTGGGGGCGGTTTGTCGTATGGGGTTCCTCAAAACGAAGCGAAGAGTAACCGTTGGGCTGGAACCGGAGCGAATGTCAACTGGAGTCAGAATGGTGGGACAAGCGTAAACCTCACCGCGGGGGCGGGAGAGAAATACGGAGCGGATGGAGTTTCTCGCACTCCGGTTCCGGGAAAAAACAATGCACCTAAATTTGGATCTGGTGGAGCGACAGCAGGAACTTGGTCGAGTGAAGGCGGGTTTCAAGCGAACGGGAATTTTCTGAACGACAAGTGGACTCAAGATTATCTTGCGGATGCTGAGGACAGAAGAGAAAAACAAGAACAGAACAATCAGAGGCAGGGAGCGGATGCGTTAAGTGCGCTTGGTACAAGACGGAGAGAGGATGATGTCCTCGGTCACATCATGGGCAACGCTGGAGATGCAGACAGCTTGTGTTTTGTTGCCGGAACGCTTGTTCTCACAAGCAAGGGATTGATCCCGATTGAATCCGTAAAGGTTGGAGATGAAGTCTTGGCTTACAATCCGGAAACAAAAGATCAGAGTTTGAAGAAAGTAGTTCGATTGTTTCAAAACGAAAACTCGGAACTGCTCACGATCAACTTTGGAGAAGGCGAAGAAGTAAAAACGACATCCGGTCACAGATTCTTTACTGAGAACCGAGGCTTTGTTCTTGCATCTGAACTTACAACAAAGGATATCTTCCTGGACAAAGTGGGAGAAACGATTTCTATCCATTCGATTACAAAAGAAAAACACAAAGAGAAGATCCCAGTGTTTAACTTCGAAGTAGAAGAATATCATACCTACTATGTTGGAGAGACTTGTATCTTGGTTCACAACGACAGTGTGAAGATGTTGCAAGAGAAGATTGCGGCTAACGGCGAATTGAATGGACCTCTTGTGAACAAGGGAATCGACAAAATCTTGGATCAGGTTTACAGCTTTGACAAAAACAAGTCGGGGAACGTGGAAGCCGCATTGAAAGATTTTGCAAAAATGAATGGTTTGAGTGAAAGTTCACCCGAATACAAGAAGTTGAAGGAATTAACATCGGAAGTCGGAGGTGCTAAGTCCAAAGGCTTTAACGAATCTCGTATGGAATATTACGCCCAAAACAAAGACAGAATCCACACAGAGGCTTTAATTTCGATGTATGGGGACAAGATTCAATCGATCGATGGGAACCAATTGATCTTAAAGAACGGCGAAGGAGTGACTATCACGAATGGAAAGTATGATCTTCAGTTGGACAACAAGACGAGCATGTATTTCAAAAGAGAACATGAGAACTTTCTTGGGGTGAGATCAAGCGATCCAGATTATCACTTGAAACCATCAGCACAATGTTTTCCGACTACAAACGCTGTTATGGCTGATCATGTGGGGGCAATACCAAAAGATCCATCCAAGCAAATGGTGGATGATATGCTTTCTACCGCTAGGGAAAAAGGGATTCTGAACGAGAACAATCATACGAGTGGTGGCGAAGAGATGAAGACATATGCTGGTGCGGAGCGACTTAACAAAGAATATGGGTTGAATCAAAACATGCTTCTTTACCCGAATAAAGCAACTTTCGAAGACAAGAAAATCGTGATTCAACAAGCGATTCGTGATGGTCATATCGTGTCTGCAGGTGGAAAATTTCCGGTTGGGGATCACCGAAATGCGATTGTGGGATACGACTCTAAAGGTTGGGTTGTGTTTGACCCGTATGGCAACGCGAATACAAAAGGATATGGCGGAAATGGAATGTTTGCCCATTACGAATATGGAAAATTCAATTTAGCCGGAAACCAAGCCTACTATGTGACAAAGGACAAATGA
- a CDS encoding type II toxin-antitoxin system VapC family toxin encodes MELKILLDTNAVIDQLANQLPSSGATFIDALPPAISVISRIELLGWSKVSEEEIFRIENFISQAHVFPIDESVIQETILLRRIHKIKTPDAIIAATALVHGLSLVSRNVQDFSFITKLKVIDPWKI; translated from the coding sequence ATGGAGCTGAAAATTCTTTTAGATACGAACGCTGTCATTGATCAGCTTGCAAATCAGCTACCTTCTTCGGGAGCCACTTTCATTGATGCTCTTCCGCCTGCAATCTCCGTGATTTCTCGAATAGAACTTTTAGGATGGTCCAAGGTTTCCGAAGAAGAAATCTTCAGAATAGAAAATTTCATTTCCCAAGCTCATGTCTTTCCGATTGACGAATCCGTCATTCAAGAAACCATATTACTCAGGCGAATTCACAAAATCAAAACTCCAGACGCTATCATTGCAGCTACTGCTCTCGTACATGGCCTTTCTCTTGTTTCAAGAAACGTCCAAGACTTTAGCTTTATTACTAAGTTAAAAGTCATCGATCCATGGAAAATTTAA